Proteins from one Gossypium raimondii isolate GPD5lz chromosome 8, ASM2569854v1, whole genome shotgun sequence genomic window:
- the LOC105789993 gene encoding putative serine/threonine-protein kinase-like protein CCR3, whose protein sequence is MTFFFTISLLILTAATIHVVAAIGSASTVAVVYGTGTICGIIANEPTQRVQCYQNGLKLDVSVSPNVSFESISGGKTFFCGLRSGGFSLHCWDTRALFNPKRIYLNYNVSLTDLTVGVDHVCAREVSSGIARCWRGNRGSPFSSPGDGLKFSKITSGNGFSCGILMNSSKVVCWGYNEISVEIQTQFGNLSMSNLVAGDSHVCGLTKTGFLVCKGTGQLDVPTSSAFEFTGLTSGRGFGCGIQRRNGLVQCWGSGDNNRVKDVSFETIVAGLDFICGLTTRNLTIICWGNAFTSDVPVPMVIPGPCVKSSCNCGTYLNSETLCYGSGNICKPCQTELPIPVPIKPVPSRGSEPSKGINKLSMAFLIVGSVGAFVGICSVLYCLWQWKCGSWLCRSNSSVQPTVANDAIAPPPLRSFSLRHNSSRRLSRQRSGSSSSKQAEKTQSFSFSELADASNNFSIKNRIGSGSFGVVYRGKLRDGREVAIKRGENDSLEKKAKKFQEKETAFESELALLSRLHHKHLVGLIGFCQENDERLLVYDYMTNGSLHDHLHNTNNIEKGSSELNSWKMRIKIGLDAARGIHYLHNYAVPPIIHRDIKSSNILLDANWTARVSDFGLSLMGPESDQQFMSTTAVGTVGYIDPEYYVLNVLTPKSDVYGLGVVLLELLTGRKAVFRNREDRTGPMGVVEYAGPRISTGDLQSVLDTRVGVPEIHEVEAVELMAYTAMNCVNLEGKERPNMTDIVANLEKALTLCENSHASLSSTTISLPSD, encoded by the coding sequence ATGACCTTCTTTTTCACCATTTCCCTCTTGATCCTCACCGCCGCTACCATCCATGTTGTCGCCGCCATCGGCTCAGCCTCCACGGTTGCGGTCGTATACGGCACAGGCACCATATGTGGTATCATAGCTAACGAGCCAACCCAACGAGTCCAATGTTACCAAAACGGACTCAAACTCGACGTTTCGGTATCACCCAACGTATCATTCGAATCAATCTCCGGTGGCAAAACCTTCTTTTGTGGACTTAGATCAGGTGGATTCAGTCTCCATTGTTGGGACACTCGAGCTTTGTTCAACCCAAAGCGtatatatttaaactataatGTCTCGTTGACCGACTTAACCGTCGGTGTTGACCATGTTTGTGCTAGAGAGGTAAGTTCCGGCATAGCTAGGTGCTGGCGAGGGAACCGTGGTTCACCATTTTCATCACCTGGTGATGGTTTAAAGTTCAGTAAGATCACATCAGGGAATGGTTTTAGCTGTGGGATTTTGATGAACAGTAGTAAAGTTGTTTGTTGGGGTTATAATGAAATTAGTGTTGAAATCCAAACTCAGTTTGGTAACTTGTCTATGTCGAATTTAGTTGCAGGAGATTCCCATGTTTGTGGATTGACCAAGACAGGATTCCTTGTCTGTAAAGGAACCGGCCAACTCGATGTTCCAACCAGTTCGGCTTTTGAATTCACCGGTTTAACATCAGGACGGGGTTTCGGTTGCGGTATCCAACGAAGAAACGGTTTGGTTCAATGTTGGGGAAGCGGTGATAATAATAGAGTTAAGGATGTTTCATTTGAAACCATTGTTGCTGGTTTGGATTTCATTTGTGGGTTAACAACAAGGAATTTGACAATTATTTGTTGGGGAAATGCCTTTACAAGTGATGTTCCTGTTCCAATGGTGATTCCAGGTCCATGTGTTAAAAGTTCATGTAATTGTGGTACTTATTTGAATTCTGAGACACTGTGTTATGGTTCAGGCAACATTTGTAAACCGTGTCAAACCGAGCTTCCGATCCCTGTCCCGATAAAGCCGGTACCATCACGAGGATCTGAGCCGTCAAAAGGGATTAACAAGCTTTCAATGGCGTTTTTGATTGTGGGATCAGTTGGTGCTTTTGTAGGGATTTGCAGTGTTCTTTACTGTTTATGGCAATGGAAATGTGGGTCTTGGCTTTGCAGGTCAAATAGTTCCGTGCAACCCACGGTAGCTAATGATGCTATTGCTCCACCACCTTTAAGATCATTTTCGCTTCGACACAATAGTTCGAGGAGACTCAGCCGGCAACGAAGTGGGTCGTCGTCATCGAAACAAGCGGAGAAAACCCAAAGCTTTTCGTTCTCGGAGCTCGCCGATGCTTCCAACAACTTCTCGATCAAAAACCGTATCGGTTCCGGGAGTTTCGGGGTTGTTTATAGAGGCAAACTTCGAGACGGTCGTGAAGTTGCTATTAAAAGAGGCGAAAACGACTCATTAGAGAAAAAAGCAAAGAAGTTCCAAGAGAAGGAAACCGCGTTTGAATCGGAATTAGCTTTGTTATCGAGGCTGCACCATAAACATTTAGTGGGATTAATTGGATTCTGCCAAGAAAACGACGAGAGGCTTCTGGTTTACGACTACATGACTAATGGTTCACTCCACGATCATCTCCATAACACGAACAACATCGAAAAAGGAAGCAGCGAACTAAACTCTTGGAAAATGAGAATCAAAATTGGGTTAGACGCGGCAAGAGGGATTCATTACCTTCATAACTATGCAGTACCACCTATAATTCATAGGGACATAAAGTCCTCCAACATACTATTAGATGCAAATTGGACCGCTCGAGTTTCGGATTTCGGATTATCGTTGATGGGACCGGAATCCGATCAACAATTCATGTCAACCACCGCAGTCGGTACGGTTGGGTACATAGATCCTGAATACTACGTCCTAAATGTATTGACACCAAAGAGCGATGTTTACGGCTTAGGTGTGGTATTGTTAGAGCTTTTAACAGGAAGAAAAGCCGTTTTTCGAAACAGAGAAGACAGAACTGGACCAATGGGGGTAGTCGAATACGCCGGCCCAAGGATATCAACCGGGGATCTCCAGTCGGTGCTCGATACAAGAGTCGGGGTGCCAGAGATTCACGAGGTCGAGGCAGTGGAATTAATGGCTTATACAGCTATGAATTGTGTGAATTTGGAAGGAAAAGAAAGGCCTAATATGACCGACATTGTTGCCAATTTAGAGAAAGCTTTAACGCTTTGTGAGAATAGTCATGCTAGCCTTTCATCTACTACAATTTCACTTCCTTcagattga